A genomic segment from Methanolobus zinderi encodes:
- a CDS encoding c-type cytochrome: MVFLFFVMLSVALLYVTFVPEYVADLEGPEGYDLSYEDEKHRYRSFSSNGEEIYYTGINESGDLIDTSGDAHWIYMYGGGCVNCHGTDGRGGVPIMMGNIMSPDIRYSTLSSGEHHMNHVPYDEETLKIAITEGIDSEGIPLDMNMPRWEMTDKDLDNLIGYLKDL, from the coding sequence ATGGTTTTCCTTTTTTTCGTAATGCTTTCAGTGGCACTTTTGTATGTTACCTTTGTTCCGGAATATGTAGCCGACCTGGAGGGTCCGGAAGGATATGACCTCTCTTATGAGGATGAAAAGCATAGGTACCGGTCCTTTAGTTCTAACGGAGAGGAGATCTATTATACAGGAATCAACGAGTCTGGTGACCTTATAGATACCAGTGGTGATGCACACTGGATCTATATGTACGGGGGAGGCTGTGTGAACTGCCATGGAACAGATGGCAGAGGCGGAGTACCGATAATGATGGGAAATATAATGTCACCTGACATCAGGTACAGTACGCTGAGTTCGGGCGAACACCATATGAATCATGTACCATACGATGAAGAAACCCTCAAAATAGCCATAACAGAAGGTATTGATTCGGAAGGCATTCCGCTTGATATGAATATGCCACGCTGGGAAATGACCGATAAGGACCTTGATAACCTGATAGGTTATCTTAAGGATCTCTGA